A genomic region of Alligator mississippiensis isolate rAllMis1 chromosome 6, rAllMis1, whole genome shotgun sequence contains the following coding sequences:
- the MAN1C1 gene encoding mannosyl-oligosaccharide 1,2-alpha-mannosidase IC isoform X2, whose product MMKFAWDNYKLYALGKNELRPLTKNGHIGNMFGGLRGATVIDALDTLYIMELEEEFQEAKKWVEKSFDLNVNGEASLFEVNIRYVGGLLAAYYLTGEEMFKSKALELGEKLLPAFNTPTGIPRGVINLGSGMSWSWGWASAGSSILAEFGTLHLEFLHLTELSGNPVFTEKVMNIRKVLNRIEKPQGLYPNFLSPVTGNWVQHHVSIGGLGDSFYEYLIKSWLMSDKRDAEAKKMYNDALEAIEKHLVKKSAGGLTYIAEWRGGILDHKMGHLACFSGGMIALGAEHAGGEQKQQYMDLAAEITHTCHESYSRSDTKLGPEAFRFDSGTEATATRLSERYYILRPEVVESYLYMWRLTHDPKYRQWGWEVVQALEKHCRVEAGYSGIRDVYTTTPTHDNMQQSFFLAETLKYLYLLFCEDDVLSLEDWVFNTEAHPLPVNHTNFKAKASVH is encoded by the exons GAGGCCTCCGAGGGGCGACGGTGATAGATGCCTTAGACACCCTGTACATCATGGAGCTTGAGGAGGAATTCCAAGAAGCGAAAAAGTGGGTGGAGAAGAGCTTTGACTTGAATGTG AATGGAGAGGCATCCTTGTTTGAAGTCAACATCCGCTACGTCGGAGGTCTGCTGGCCGCCTACTACCTAACTGGAGAAGAG ATGTTCAAGAGTAAAGCTCTAGAACTTGGAGAGAAGCTCTTACCAGCTTTCAACACCCCTACTGGCATCCCACGAGGTGTCATAAATCTGGGCAG TGgcatgagctggagctggggctgggcatctGCAGGAAGCAGCATCTTAGCAGAGTTTGGCACCCTGCACCTGGAATTCTTGCACCTCACAGAGCTCTCGGGAAACCCAGTATTTACTGAGAAG GTCATGAACATCCGCAAAGTTCTGAACCGAATTGAGAAACCACAGGGGCTTTATCCTAACTTTCTCAGCCCGGTCACTGGGAACTGGGTGCAGC ACCATGTCTCCATTGGGGGACTCGGGGACAGCTTTTACGAATATCTGATCAAGTCCTGGTTGATGTCGGATAAGAGAGATGCCGAAGCTAAAAAGATGTACAATGATGCGCTAGAG GCAATAGAAAAGCACTTGGTAAAAAAATCTGCCGGAGGATTAACCTACATTGCAGAGTGGCGAGGTGGCATCTTGGATCACAAAATGGGCCACTTGGCTTGCTTTTCTGGTGGCATGATAGCCCTTGGAGCAGAACATGCAGGAGGAGAGCAAAAGCAACAGTATATGGATCTAGCTGCAGAGATAACTCACACTTGTCATGAATCTTATTCACGGTCAG ATACCAAACTTGGCCCCGAAGCGTTTCGCTTTGATTCTGGAACCGAAGCCACAGCCACCAGACTCAGCGAGCGCTATTATATTCTACGCCCGGAAGTGGTAGAAAGCTACCTGTACATGTGGAGACTGACGCATGATCCAAAATACAGACAGTGGGGGTGGGAAGTTGTGCAG GCACTAGAAAAACACTGTAGAGTAGAAGCCGGTTACTCTGGTATCCGAGACGTGTATACCACCACCCCAACCCACGACAACATGCAACAGAGCTTTTTCCTGGCAGAGACATTGAA GTACCTCTATCTTCTGTTCTGTGAAGATGATGTGCTATCTCTGGAAGACTGGGTATTCAACACGGAAGCCCACCCACTGCCAGTGAACCACACGAACTTTAAAGCTAAAGCAAGTGTGCACTAG